A genomic segment from Armatimonadota bacterium encodes:
- a CDS encoding beta-N-acetylhexosaminidase, which translates to MTSVGQCQSERWAEFGEYAKRLAPLARTPMGEGHLGLIESGNWVPMRFPVPEQEAAGYWLRIGAVVAYSGKGTSYQLLLRRDSADGELIYEGPIVTDGDEWNRTNQAPIDLTERITADDRRRGYIDIFVGATVAGDGWTSYRYGTGRDLFALATVMDEESTRQMKAAAALTDAGVSLIPLPQQIDLTGGDFALEADTVICHADGDEDAAFAARELQALIQERTGLELGVRALDPQKGDAPRNSLLLLKADPNVPSDSPEAYALEVSVDGAQVRARDARGILYGAITLGQMARKTEGGPGVACCSVRDWPAFPYRIIQYDIARGQSVNVEYVKRMIRALARCKINGLLFYMEDDFRFRAFPFLGREGTFTHDKARELTEYARPYHMQLIPQFEALGHASAVLRHPEMEKMREAGDPWVFCTSEPETWKFLDTVFAELVEAFPTTEFIHTGADEFEFGFAKCPRCKAKVEAGGMGALYAEHMNKLNQLVKKHGRTMMFWPSHHGPTPELSDMTLKYSDQMEKDCIPTEWIYHGPAEYPTLKQYQQAGFKDVHCCPAVVSYSVIWPDYETTIRGIRGFYRAGAEAGCGGAYCTTWEFMHGALIENSMYGLLFAADCSWNPRSSSTGEFDRRFADQWLGTSAQEAPGLVAQGLREPVARTGAAGMWRNWRLTTDILWTAPRDVMREFGLKTPVAAASAGALIEAMQAARGKVRRLNELAGTNHLTLRAADLGFALAEYAGRKVNTFRDITSQYAALRKPLGEGELAQRQATLAEIVARLRALGDEARTRALEYKYFIDNCGAYVGDATRLETQADQLSALAGELEALKDSLDTPAALPPGTKFGLLSGTYAKAGGWEPAQMSEEGVTLTLDVTAHIKQGGAWQVEWQYDRGAHGLVIRKVSLLENGQAISEDIHRGWAGSGSSGNVYEIRLPEYRADAKYELVAEVASSGGTDSSGTIWLIRPEE; encoded by the coding sequence GTGACAAGTGTCGGACAATGCCAGTCGGAGCGTTGGGCAGAGTTCGGCGAATACGCAAAGCGTCTCGCCCCTTTGGCCCGAACCCCGATGGGCGAAGGACACCTCGGGCTCATCGAGTCCGGCAACTGGGTGCCAATGCGATTTCCTGTGCCCGAACAGGAGGCGGCCGGGTACTGGCTGCGCATCGGGGCAGTTGTCGCTTACAGCGGGAAGGGCACCAGCTACCAGTTGCTGCTGCGGCGAGATAGCGCCGATGGAGAGCTTATCTATGAGGGCCCCATTGTCACCGACGGGGACGAATGGAACCGGACCAACCAGGCCCCTATCGACCTGACTGAAAGAATCACCGCCGACGACCGGCGGCGCGGATACATCGACATCTTCGTCGGCGCGACCGTGGCCGGCGACGGGTGGACCTCCTACCGTTACGGCACGGGCAGGGACCTGTTCGCACTGGCGACAGTGATGGACGAGGAATCCACCCGGCAGATGAAGGCCGCGGCGGCGCTGACTGATGCCGGCGTATCGCTGATCCCCCTGCCGCAGCAGATTGACTTGACCGGCGGGGACTTCGCGCTCGAGGCGGATACCGTTATCTGCCACGCGGATGGCGATGAGGACGCGGCCTTCGCTGCCCGGGAGCTGCAGGCGTTGATCCAGGAGCGCACCGGGCTGGAGTTGGGCGTGCGTGCGCTGGACCCGCAGAAGGGGGATGCGCCCCGCAATTCTCTCTTGCTGCTGAAAGCAGATCCCAACGTGCCCTCGGACAGTCCTGAAGCCTACGCGCTGGAGGTATCCGTCGACGGCGCGCAGGTCAGAGCCCGGGACGCTCGGGGCATCCTGTACGGGGCGATCACACTCGGCCAGATGGCCCGGAAGACTGAGGGGGGCCCGGGGGTCGCCTGCTGCAGCGTGCGAGACTGGCCGGCTTTCCCATACCGGATTATCCAGTACGACATCGCCCGGGGACAGAGCGTGAACGTGGAGTATGTGAAGCGGATGATCCGCGCCCTTGCAAGGTGCAAGATCAATGGCCTGCTCTTCTACATGGAGGACGACTTCCGCTTCAGGGCATTCCCATTCCTCGGACGCGAGGGCACTTTTACCCACGACAAAGCCCGGGAGCTTACGGAATACGCCCGCCCGTACCACATGCAGTTGATTCCCCAGTTCGAGGCCCTCGGGCACGCGTCGGCGGTACTGCGGCACCCAGAGATGGAGAAGATGCGGGAGGCCGGCGACCCCTGGGTCTTCTGCACCAGCGAGCCCGAGACCTGGAAGTTCCTGGACACCGTGTTCGCCGAGCTTGTGGAAGCCTTCCCGACCACCGAGTTCATCCACACCGGCGCCGACGAGTTCGAGTTCGGGTTCGCCAAGTGCCCGCGGTGCAAGGCGAAAGTGGAAGCGGGCGGCATGGGCGCCCTGTACGCCGAGCATATGAACAAGTTAAACCAGCTTGTGAAGAAGCACGGGCGGACCATGATGTTCTGGCCATCCCACCACGGCCCCACACCGGAACTGAGCGACATGACCCTCAAGTACAGCGACCAGATGGAAAAGGACTGCATCCCCACCGAGTGGATCTACCACGGACCGGCGGAATACCCGACTCTCAAGCAGTACCAGCAGGCGGGGTTCAAGGATGTGCACTGCTGCCCGGCAGTGGTGAGTTACTCGGTGATCTGGCCAGACTACGAGACAACGATACGGGGCATCCGGGGCTTCTACCGCGCAGGGGCCGAGGCGGGTTGCGGCGGAGCTTATTGCACAACCTGGGAGTTCATGCACGGGGCGCTCATCGAGAACAGCATGTATGGCCTGCTGTTCGCGGCAGACTGTTCCTGGAACCCGCGCAGCAGCAGTACCGGCGAGTTCGACCGGCGCTTTGCGGACCAGTGGCTCGGAACAAGCGCGCAGGAGGCTCCCGGCCTCGTTGCTCAGGGCCTGCGCGAGCCGGTGGCGCGCACGGGGGCGGCAGGAATGTGGCGCAACTGGCGCCTCACCACGGACATTCTCTGGACGGCCCCGCGCGACGTCATGCGAGAGTTCGGCCTGAAGACCCCGGTGGCGGCGGCCAGTGCCGGCGCTCTCATCGAGGCCATGCAGGCGGCCCGGGGCAAGGTGAGGCGGCTGAATGAACTCGCCGGGACAAATCACCTGACCCTGCGGGCTGCCGATCTGGGCTTCGCGCTGGCCGAGTATGCGGGCCGGAAGGTGAACACCTTCCGGGACATCACCTCCCAGTACGCCGCACTGCGCAAGCCTCTGGGCGAGGGTGAGCTTGCACAGCGGCAGGCAACGCTGGCGGAAATAGTGGCCCGGCTGCGGGCTCTCGGGGACGAGGCAAGGACAAGGGCCCTGGAGTATAAGTACTTCATCGACAACTGCGGAGCCTACGTCGGCGACGCGACTCGCCTCGAAACCCAGGCTGACCAACTGTCTGCTCTTGCGGGGGAACTGGAGGCATTGAAGGACAGTCTTGACACGCCTGCTGCCCTTCCCCCGGGTACAAAGTTCGGCCTGCTCTCAGGCACTTATGCGAAAGCCGGGGGCTGGGAGCCGGCGCAGATGAGCGAGGAGGGCGTGACCCTCACGCTAGACGTCACCGCGCACATCAAGCAGGGGGGCGCGTGGCAGGTTGAGTGGCAGTATGACCGGGGCGCGCACGGGCTGGTGATCCGCAAGGTCAGCCTTCTGGAGAACGGGCAGGCGATCTCCGAGGACATCCACCGTGGCTGGGCGGGGAGTGGCAGCAGCGGGAACGTCTACGAAATCAGGCTGCCGGAATACCGCGCGGATGCGAAGTACGAACTCGTGGCCGAGGTCGCATCTAGCGGCGGCACGGATTCATCGGGCACGATCTGGCTGATTCGCCCCGAGGAGTAA
- a CDS encoding alpha/beta hydrolase produces MAAKRSQTGVDSIPGAAPLTAKGDLAAAMVAGISRDLDRRNREIAGRRERHWQRDLSSPAAYAKSVARNRKELARIIGVVDEREPVRFELVGQTGPHVLCEAPVAMANDYQVMRARWAVLPGVEAEGLVLDPWGEPIADIIALPDCDWTPGMLIGIEDGLPSDAQFARRLAETGCRVLVPWLINRLDDDSVAALTLATNQPHREFIYRPAFELGRHIIGYEVQKVLAVLDWLKSGRSGRPIGIAGYGEGGLIALYAAAVDRRIDAALVSGYFGPREELWREPIYRNVWALLEQFGDAELATLIAPRPLVVEHCPVPEVNGPPPAREGRSGAAPGALSTPSFAAVQRELDRAKALVEGLETDFRLVRSKTGRPGSDKALASLLQGLGVADALPEPGEAPEITHELEDSEVTHRRQFLQVLGHTQHALREAEFARKDFWKKATGATVKDWERQCRQYRKYLWEEVIGKLPEPELPANPRARKVYETEDFTGYEIMLDVYQDVFAYGILLLPSDLREGERRPVVVCQHGLEGRPQDVADPGNNVPAYGQFACRLASKGYITYAPQNPYIGYDDFRVLQRKANPLKLSLFSYIVRQHQQTLDWLKSLPWVDPQRIGFYGLSYGGKTAMRVPALLDDYCLSICSADYDEWIWKNCSTRHSYTYLRTGEYEMPEFNLGNTFNYAEMSWLICPRPFMVERGHFDGVAPDEWVAYEYARTRFQYDILGIGDRTEMEVFNGPHAINGAGTFAFLDRHLKAEA; encoded by the coding sequence ATGGCCGCGAAGCGTTCACAGACGGGCGTCGACAGCATCCCGGGAGCCGCGCCGCTCACCGCGAAAGGCGATCTCGCGGCGGCAATGGTTGCCGGCATCAGCCGCGACCTCGACCGTCGTAATCGCGAAATCGCCGGGAGGCGTGAGCGCCACTGGCAGCGGGACCTGAGTTCTCCCGCCGCGTACGCAAAGTCGGTGGCGCGGAACCGGAAGGAGCTGGCCCGGATCATTGGCGTCGTTGATGAGCGCGAACCGGTGCGGTTCGAACTCGTCGGGCAAACCGGACCGCATGTGCTTTGCGAGGCGCCCGTGGCCATGGCGAACGACTACCAGGTGATGCGCGCCCGCTGGGCGGTGCTGCCGGGTGTGGAGGCCGAGGGTCTTGTGCTGGACCCCTGGGGCGAACCCATCGCCGACATCATCGCTCTGCCCGACTGCGACTGGACGCCCGGCATGCTCATCGGGATCGAAGACGGTCTGCCGTCGGACGCTCAGTTCGCCCGGCGCCTTGCCGAGACTGGCTGCCGGGTGCTGGTTCCGTGGCTGATCAACCGCCTGGACGATGATTCCGTCGCCGCACTCACCCTCGCCACCAACCAGCCGCACCGGGAGTTCATCTACCGCCCGGCCTTCGAGCTTGGGCGCCACATCATCGGTTACGAGGTGCAGAAGGTCCTCGCGGTGCTGGACTGGCTTAAGTCCGGGCGCTCCGGGCGCCCCATCGGAATTGCGGGGTACGGCGAAGGCGGGCTGATCGCGCTGTATGCGGCGGCGGTCGATCGGCGCATCGACGCAGCCCTGGTGAGCGGGTACTTCGGACCGCGCGAGGAGCTCTGGAGAGAGCCGATCTACCGAAATGTATGGGCGCTGCTGGAGCAGTTCGGGGATGCGGAACTCGCGACCCTCATCGCCCCGAGGCCGCTTGTGGTCGAGCACTGCCCGGTGCCCGAGGTCAACGGCCCGCCACCGGCGCGTGAAGGTAGGTCAGGAGCCGCGCCGGGAGCCCTGAGCACGCCTTCTTTCGCGGCGGTGCAGCGAGAACTGGACCGTGCGAAGGCGCTGGTCGAGGGATTGGAGACCGACTTCCGTCTGGTCCGCTCGAAGACGGGGCGGCCGGGCTCGGACAAGGCGCTGGCCAGCCTGCTGCAGGGCCTCGGAGTTGCGGACGCACTACCCGAACCGGGAGAAGCGCCTGAGATCACCCATGAACTTGAGGACAGCGAGGTCACCCACCGCAGGCAGTTCCTTCAGGTGCTCGGGCACACACAGCATGCCCTGCGCGAGGCGGAGTTCGCACGCAAGGACTTCTGGAAAAAGGCCACCGGCGCCACCGTGAAGGACTGGGAGCGGCAGTGCCGGCAGTACCGCAAGTACCTGTGGGAGGAGGTTATCGGCAAGCTGCCTGAGCCTGAACTCCCGGCCAACCCCCGGGCGCGCAAAGTCTATGAGACCGAAGACTTCACCGGCTACGAGATCATGCTGGACGTTTATCAGGATGTTTTCGCATACGGCATTCTGCTTCTGCCGTCCGACCTGCGCGAAGGCGAGCGTAGACCGGTGGTTGTGTGCCAGCACGGTCTCGAGGGCCGGCCTCAAGACGTGGCAGACCCGGGCAATAACGTGCCCGCCTACGGCCAGTTCGCATGCCGTCTCGCAAGCAAGGGGTACATCACCTACGCCCCGCAAAACCCCTATATCGGCTATGACGACTTTCGGGTCCTTCAGCGCAAGGCGAACCCCTTGAAGCTCTCGCTGTTCTCGTACATCGTCCGGCAGCACCAGCAGACTCTCGACTGGCTGAAAAGTCTGCCGTGGGTGGATCCGCAGCGAATAGGCTTCTACGGTCTGAGCTACGGCGGAAAGACCGCCATGCGGGTTCCGGCCCTGCTCGACGACTACTGCTTGTCCATCTGTTCGGCAGACTATGATGAATGGATCTGGAAGAACTGCTCCACCCGCCACAGCTACACCTACCTGCGTACCGGCGAGTATGAGATGCCCGAGTTCAACCTGGGCAATACCTTCAACTACGCCGAAATGAGCTGGCTCATCTGCCCACGGCCATTCATGGTGGAGCGCGGGCATTTCGACGGCGTGGCGCCCGATGAGTGGGTCGCGTATGAGTATGCCCGCACCCGGTTCCAGTATGATATCCTCGGCATTGGCGACCGCACGGAGATGGAGGTCTTCAACGGCCCTCACGCGATCAACGGCGCGGGGACATTCGCCTTTCTGGACAGGCACCTGAAGGCTGAGGCATAG
- a CDS encoding DUF1624 domain-containing protein, translated as MATSAPARPRLFFVDYLRGWAIIGMVAAHFWHVFLREDVLERVHGESVFFALTFAAGLFFGVVGVSCALFLGEERPAERRVELARRGWLVFLAGFLWTLMLRDLAQFDFLHCIGIAMATCGLLAVSARGWMAGLALIPVCWGIVAWQQTALPAGLEPAGGVIGFLMNSVLFTGHFPLPGWLPVVFLGYALGVSLVQQGNSPTRLLRAVALALGAVLTATAYLAAFQGWGLSKIPISLGYSILTCGVFALSWVLCSSLEGVSKWVPLGNVTVTLGMFALPATALHWLIGRSIMPRLHLTGDMGLPGYLIATAAILALIALAYRPWMALVNAWNDTRHGWLRSPWFLAAVGTLSYLTGYVALVLCEFRFHETISSVIACGGILVLCLPLYSRRARKR; from the coding sequence ATGGCGACCAGCGCCCCGGCACGCCCGCGGCTCTTCTTCGTCGACTATCTGCGCGGATGGGCAATCATCGGCATGGTTGCCGCCCACTTCTGGCACGTCTTCCTGCGCGAGGACGTGCTGGAGCGCGTCCACGGGGAATCCGTCTTCTTCGCTCTCACCTTCGCCGCAGGGCTGTTCTTCGGGGTGGTCGGAGTCTCGTGCGCGCTCTTCCTGGGGGAGGAGCGCCCGGCCGAACGGCGCGTGGAACTGGCCCGGCGCGGCTGGCTGGTGTTCCTCGCCGGTTTCCTGTGGACCCTCATGCTCCGGGATCTTGCGCAGTTCGACTTCCTGCACTGCATCGGCATCGCGATGGCGACGTGCGGTCTGCTGGCTGTGTCTGCACGGGGCTGGATGGCCGGGCTGGCGCTGATCCCGGTCTGCTGGGGTATCGTTGCGTGGCAGCAGACTGCCCTGCCTGCCGGCCTCGAGCCCGCAGGCGGGGTCATTGGCTTCCTGATGAACTCGGTGCTCTTCACGGGGCACTTCCCGCTGCCGGGCTGGCTCCCGGTGGTATTCCTGGGCTATGCGCTGGGCGTGAGTCTCGTCCAGCAGGGAAACAGCCCCACGCGATTGCTTCGCGCCGTGGCTCTCGCGTTGGGCGCGGTTCTCACGGCGACGGCCTATCTCGCGGCCTTTCAGGGTTGGGGCCTTTCGAAGATCCCCATCAGCCTCGGGTACTCCATCCTGACCTGCGGCGTGTTTGCGCTGTCCTGGGTTCTGTGTTCATCGCTGGAGGGAGTGTCGAAGTGGGTGCCCCTGGGGAACGTCACGGTGACCCTCGGCATGTTCGCCCTTCCGGCCACCGCGCTCCACTGGCTCATCGGGCGGTCGATCATGCCCCGCCTGCATCTCACGGGAGACATGGGGCTGCCCGGCTACCTGATTGCGACGGCGGCCATTCTCGCCCTGATCGCTCTGGCATACAGGCCCTGGATGGCACTGGTCAATGCCTGGAACGACACGCGGCATGGGTGGCTGCGGTCACCATGGTTTCTTGCGGCGGTCGGGACCCTGAGCTACCTGACGGGCTACGTGGCCCTCGTCCTATGTGAGTTCAGGTTCCACGAGACCATCTCGTCGGTCATCGCCTGCGGCGGAATTCTCGTTCTGTGTCTGCCCCTGTATTCGCGCCGCGCAAGGAAGCGATGA
- a CDS encoding carboxypeptidase regulatory-like domain-containing protein — translation MSRSIFAPTVLLVVLSSLAAASGALPAFYPSGQPLRVDGFDNWAVWRARFDVRETPTTHHTLLDRHAALLMWLGDMRQRRLPVNEALPPATVSVVAELIKKGDYVAACTALDDLYRKAEAFAAEHHEPSRRGFLSGKVIDAAGNPVKDARVTVFGSPLGAYSDAEGNFVISNVPVSAPRYILRASSPGFIDGFAGGLTPTDQPSGASVLLLAPQGEASSRLTGTLSVRVCRMVELREVPPPPSAFDSAVVDMKIYPREVLTYLEPSPQVDSDNTAVVARASAILASVAEPHRLRSAALVQATVQWLVANIAYDSERSFPGDSTCGNWQLAHGAWSRDPEDWLQLPSQVLETRRAGCSEYERLAVALLRALNVPARTVLVDTHPVTQWWVQLSSGNGFWANVEAWRARYDYERTGVVPAQLPSVSDSLIGFFSPNQHSPAEMVWDAANPCLWLADYGQIAQTALNPAGLKVMQRWMEQFKTNGRLPTGVDRGVIPPSGLRLYKSYQISTRGAVIDLSTLGAQRKLSVRFPVYVENQYRKTIDMQAWTDHPEWLKTVRRENVQDPVTRQNLDWYVLEFEISRAAAVQPAPAG, via the coding sequence ATGTCACGCAGTATCTTCGCCCCTACCGTCCTTCTGGTGGTGCTTTCCTCGCTTGCAGCCGCGTCCGGAGCGCTGCCCGCGTTCTACCCGTCGGGCCAGCCACTAAGGGTGGATGGCTTCGACAATTGGGCAGTCTGGCGCGCGCGGTTTGATGTGCGGGAGACCCCTACCACGCACCACACCCTCCTTGATCGCCACGCCGCGCTGCTCATGTGGCTCGGGGACATGCGGCAGCGACGCTTGCCGGTGAACGAGGCACTTCCGCCCGCCACGGTCAGCGTGGTTGCCGAGCTCATCAAGAAGGGCGACTACGTGGCGGCGTGTACCGCCCTGGACGATCTTTACCGCAAGGCAGAGGCGTTCGCGGCGGAACATCACGAACCGAGCCGCAGGGGTTTTCTCTCCGGCAAAGTAATCGATGCCGCAGGCAACCCGGTCAAGGACGCTCGGGTCACGGTCTTCGGCTCCCCGCTTGGTGCGTACTCGGACGCTGAGGGCAACTTCGTCATCTCCAATGTGCCTGTGTCGGCGCCACGTTACATCCTGCGCGCCTCCAGTCCGGGCTTCATCGACGGATTCGCCGGCGGCCTGACACCGACAGACCAGCCCTCGGGCGCATCGGTGCTGTTGCTTGCTCCGCAGGGCGAAGCGTCGTCCCGGCTCACCGGCACGCTCTCGGTGCGCGTCTGCAGGATGGTGGAACTGCGCGAGGTGCCTCCTCCCCCCAGCGCCTTCGACAGCGCGGTGGTGGATATGAAGATATACCCGCGCGAGGTCCTGACCTACCTGGAACCCAGCCCCCAAGTGGACAGCGACAATACGGCTGTTGTTGCGCGGGCCTCGGCGATCCTGGCTTCCGTCGCCGAACCCCACCGCCTGCGATCCGCCGCGCTGGTGCAGGCCACAGTGCAGTGGCTGGTCGCCAACATCGCTTACGACTCCGAACGCTCTTTCCCGGGAGACTCAACCTGCGGTAACTGGCAGCTCGCCCACGGCGCCTGGAGCCGCGATCCGGAGGACTGGCTGCAATTGCCCTCCCAGGTCCTCGAGACCCGGCGGGCCGGCTGCTCCGAGTACGAGCGCTTGGCCGTCGCCCTTCTGCGGGCCCTCAATGTCCCGGCCCGCACGGTGCTTGTCGATACCCACCCGGTGACCCAATGGTGGGTCCAGCTCTCCAGCGGGAACGGTTTCTGGGCAAATGTCGAGGCCTGGCGGGCCCGATATGATTACGAGCGCACCGGGGTCGTTCCCGCGCAATTGCCCTCGGTGTCCGACAGCCTCATCGGCTTCTTCTCGCCCAACCAGCACTCTCCGGCCGAGATGGTCTGGGACGCGGCAAACCCGTGCCTGTGGCTGGCCGACTACGGTCAGATCGCCCAGACCGCTCTCAATCCGGCGGGACTCAAAGTGATGCAGCGCTGGATGGAGCAGTTCAAGACCAACGGCAGACTGCCCACCGGGGTGGACAGAGGAGTCATCCCGCCCTCGGGGCTTCGGCTGTACAAGTCATACCAGATATCCACCCGGGGCGCGGTGATCGATCTGTCGACCCTCGGGGCCCAACGCAAGCTGTCCGTGCGCTTCCCGGTCTATGTGGAGAACCAGTACCGCAAGACCATCGACATGCAGGCCTGGACGGATCACCCGGAGTGGCTGAAGACGGTGCGACGGGAGAACGTGCAGGACCCCGTAACGCGGCAGAACCTGGACTGGTATGTGCTGGAGTTCGAGATCAGCCGGGCAGCAGCCGTCCAGCCCGCGCCTGCAGGTTAG
- a CDS encoding glycosyltransferase family 39 protein, with translation MGRAPVSAESLPSGLALVILLLLVVVCQLLAFVVTGRDSGPDSDEALFAYIAHFWAKGDLLPYRDAFENKPPGIFLAYRLFMGDGSRILGGTRLAAVCAQLLAAALLGLLVSSFQGKRVGLTAGLLVAGFLLRRGLHGHLADTEAFMAPFVCAGMLVAWQSVTRQRVGFALLGGLFLGCAFLFKPVAAAETAALAISFVLLRLPMAALLALVGAATPIALSFAWAASAGILREYWQVAFVSLTAHDTHPAALGDIWRSLGTFLMPYLRTDGVGLIALAALGLAPGWKAPAPVRPVLLLARWWALLSILAMAGSGWFYPHQYKPVVPAVVLLGACAVGRFRDLDRQWRNVVGLAAAAFLALFLWEPADSIMAARADKGDWIGARKPLVEYIQRETPEREPVYVVGLRSEVYILSDRVSPSRFFNVVFVQGHVAELMDDLTRNPPAVIALDALGRRCMRGEFGNTLGGFIASRYTRATVPGLEGWTVYRLARTPQAGGGRPAPIGPSMNAIGSPQEK, from the coding sequence ATGGGTCGCGCCCCTGTGAGCGCCGAGAGCCTGCCGTCCGGCCTGGCTCTCGTGATCCTGCTACTGCTCGTAGTGGTCTGCCAGCTGCTGGCCTTCGTGGTGACGGGACGTGATTCCGGCCCCGATTCCGACGAGGCGCTGTTCGCTTACATCGCCCATTTCTGGGCGAAGGGCGACCTCCTGCCATACCGCGATGCCTTCGAGAACAAGCCGCCGGGCATCTTCCTCGCCTACCGGCTGTTCATGGGTGACGGCAGCCGAATTCTCGGGGGCACGCGCCTGGCGGCCGTCTGCGCGCAGCTTCTCGCGGCGGCACTGCTTGGCCTGCTCGTTTCCTCATTCCAAGGAAAGCGCGTAGGCCTGACAGCCGGTCTGCTCGTGGCCGGGTTCCTGCTAAGACGCGGGCTCCACGGGCACCTCGCCGACACCGAAGCTTTCATGGCGCCGTTCGTCTGTGCCGGCATGCTGGTTGCCTGGCAATCGGTGACGCGGCAACGCGTCGGCTTTGCGCTCCTTGGCGGCCTGTTCCTCGGCTGCGCGTTTCTGTTCAAACCCGTCGCTGCCGCGGAAACCGCGGCTCTCGCCATCAGCTTTGTGCTGTTGCGCCTGCCAATGGCCGCTCTGCTGGCTTTGGTCGGCGCGGCGACACCCATCGCGCTGAGCTTCGCTTGGGCCGCTTCCGCCGGGATCCTGCGGGAGTACTGGCAGGTGGCCTTCGTCAGCCTCACTGCCCACGACACCCACCCCGCCGCTCTTGGAGACATCTGGCGGTCATTGGGCACATTCCTGATGCCCTACCTGCGCACCGATGGTGTCGGGCTGATCGCCCTGGCGGCGCTGGGTCTCGCACCCGGCTGGAAAGCTCCGGCACCCGTGCGGCCTGTGCTCCTTCTGGCGCGCTGGTGGGCCCTGCTGAGCATTCTGGCCATGGCGGGATCCGGATGGTTCTACCCCCACCAATACAAGCCGGTCGTCCCCGCAGTGGTTCTGCTTGGGGCCTGCGCGGTGGGGCGCTTCCGGGACCTGGATCGCCAGTGGAGGAATGTAGTTGGCCTCGCTGCGGCTGCATTCCTCGCTCTGTTCCTGTGGGAGCCGGCGGACTCGATCATGGCCGCCCGCGCTGACAAGGGCGACTGGATCGGGGCACGCAAACCATTGGTGGAGTACATCCAGCGAGAGACGCCTGAGCGCGAGCCGGTGTACGTCGTGGGCCTGCGAAGCGAGGTCTACATTCTGAGCGACCGCGTTTCACCCAGCCGGTTCTTCAATGTGGTCTTCGTGCAGGGGCATGTGGCGGAGCTCATGGACGATCTCACTCGAAATCCACCCGCGGTCATCGCGCTCGATGCCCTGGGTCGGCGCTGCATGCGCGGCGAGTTCGGGAACACGCTTGGTGGTTTCATTGCGTCGCGCTACACGCGGGCTACGGTGCCGGGCCTCGAGGGCTGGACAGTATACAGGCTGGCCCGTACGCCGCAGGCAGGAGGCGGTCGCCCCGCACCCATTGGTCCCTCGATGAATGCCATAGGCAGCCCGCAGGAAAAGTAG
- a CDS encoding AAC(3) family N-acetyltransferase, translating into MSSHAGVTGEDIREGLSALGLGAGQTVIVHSSLSSFGRVEGGAPTVVQALLGVLGPEGTLVVPTFSQYLQGGETVWDRENTPSRMGIISETVRTWPGAIRSSHAAHPLAAIGPAANLICRTPHRTGFGPDSPFKTLVDMDGRVLLMGVTYNSCTLFHLLEAEARVPYRFIESRRATIILDGVANPGGEAWEYTRMETVANDFLALGRELEERGLVSTARIGESEQRLFRAADAYSVGMEKLANDPLYLLTEDSKRKWMR; encoded by the coding sequence ATGAGTTCACATGCGGGCGTAACCGGCGAGGATATCCGCGAGGGCCTGTCGGCGCTGGGTCTGGGCGCAGGGCAGACGGTAATCGTCCACAGCAGCCTGTCCAGTTTCGGGCGCGTGGAAGGTGGCGCGCCGACCGTGGTGCAGGCTTTGCTTGGCGTGCTGGGGCCGGAAGGGACGCTGGTGGTGCCCACCTTCAGCCAATACCTCCAGGGCGGGGAGACGGTCTGGGACCGGGAGAACACTCCCTCGCGGATGGGGATCATTTCGGAGACCGTGCGCACCTGGCCCGGGGCGATTCGGAGCAGCCACGCGGCGCATCCGCTGGCGGCAATCGGCCCCGCGGCCAATCTGATCTGCCGTACTCCCCACAGGACGGGCTTCGGCCCGGACAGCCCCTTCAAGACCCTCGTGGACATGGATGGCCGCGTACTGCTCATGGGCGTGACCTACAACAGTTGCACGCTGTTCCACCTGCTCGAAGCCGAAGCGAGAGTGCCCTACCGGTTCATCGAGTCCCGCCGCGCCACGATCATCCTTGACGGCGTCGCGAACCCGGGCGGGGAAGCCTGGGAGTACACGCGGATGGAGACAGTAGCCAATGACTTCCTGGCGTTGGGGCGGGAACTGGAGGAGCGCGGGCTGGTGAGCACCGCTCGCATCGGTGAAAGCGAGCAGCGGCTTTTCCGCGCGGCGGATGCGTACTCGGTGGGTATGGAGAAGCTGGCCAATGACCCGCTATATCTGCTGACGGAAGATTCGAAGCGCAAGTGGATGCGATGA